From a region of the Impatiens glandulifera chromosome 4, dImpGla2.1, whole genome shotgun sequence genome:
- the LOC124933994 gene encoding uncharacterized protein LOC124933994, with protein sequence MAGGSNHQPKGQSDKPPSSSSSSHRKSRGESSKYNPSSSKQTQDSRPHKPSSNPREKELAPSILGPSPAQAHTKAPMEHERIRSHHPGALIPFPPEAPAPPPMPAYGFHMLERRSIFLADGSVRSYLALPPDYRDFDPPRSLPFLHQGKEMLPPGMGMDKRFLPLGPMSPEFGRHGDSSLMRERNQDYWNSLGLDGRMSGAPMPMENMLKRRYGDERESKDGHDLFARQRQQLLQYGNAGAGAGRDGYPPPPIGGRADFMAGTSNNPYQRELPDFGVGGELRASKYMRVSTGSSETVGLRHNDVDQEALKKAFLHFLKSINENAGLKKNYLENGKQGPIQCVVCGRSSKDFQDVHNLVMHAYNSDKPDLLIDHLGLHKAICVLMGWGYSKVPDNFKLYQLISAEDAAANQDDMILWPPVVIIMNTSTGKSKDGRSEGLGNRAMDMKIRDLGFGTGKSRTLYGKDGHMGVTLIKFPSDKSGLTEAIRLSEHFERENHGRRGWTRVQSSISNRDDETKNPNLVKLDVKTGERGRVLYGFVGTVFDLEKLDFETRKKVGIESKKEYLSSSNRGRA encoded by the exons ATGGCCGGAGGCAGCAATCATCAGCCCAAGGGACAATCTGATAAGCCAccgtcttcttcttcatcatctcaTCGTAAGTCCCGTGGTGAATCCAGCAAGTATAATCCTTCATCCTCAAAGCAAACCCAAGATTCCAGACCTCACAAACCCTCTTCAAACCCTAGAGAGAAGGAACTAGCCCCTTCTATCCTCGGCCCATCTCCTGCACAAGCCCATACAAAGGCGCCGATGGAACATGAAAGAATTCGCTCTCACCATCCTGGAGCATTAATTCCCTTCCCACCAGAAGCACCGGCCCCACCTCCGATGCCGGCGTATGGATTCCACATGCTGGAGAGGAGGTCCATCTTTCTCGCTGATGGTAGTGTTAGATCGTACTTGGCTCTTCCGCCGGATTATAGGGACTTTGATCCACCTCGCTCCTTGCCGTTCTTACATCAGGGGAAAGAAATGCTTCCTCCTGGTATGGGTATGGATAAGCGTTTCCTTCCATTGGGACCCATGAGTCCAGAATTTGGACGTCATGGCGATTCTTCTTTGATGCGTGAAAGGAACCAGGATTACTGGAACTCACTTGGGCTTGATGGCCGGATGAGCGGGGCACCAATGCCGATGGAGAATATGTTGAAGAGAAGGTACGGTGATGAGAGAGAATCGAAGGATGGGCATGATCTATTTGCGAGGCAAAGACAGCAGCTTCTACAGTATGGGAATgcaggtgcaggtgcaggtAGAGATGGATACCCCCCTCCGCCTATTGGTGGAAGGGCTGATTTTATGGCGGGAACTAGCAATAATCCTTATCAGAGAGAGCTTCCAGATTTTGGTGTAGGTGGTGAACTGAGGGCTTCCAAATACATGAGAGTTAGTACTGGAAGTAGTGAAACCGTGGGTCTTAGGCATAATGACGTTGATCAGGAAGCCCTGAAAAAGGCCTTTTTGCATTTCTTGAAGTCGATTAACGAGAATGCTGGCTTAAAGAAGAATTACTTGGAAAACGGAAAGCAGGGTCCTATTCAATGTGTTGTCTGTGGCAG GTCTTCTAAAGATTTTCAGGATGTGCATAATCTTGTAATGCATGCATACAATTCAGACAAGCCAGATTTGCTAATTGATCACTTGGGTTTACACAAAGCTATTTGTGTTCTGATGGGATGGGGCTATTCTAAAGTTCCAGATAACTTCAAATTGTACCAGTTAATTTCTGCTGAGGATGCTGCTGCAAACCAGGATGATATGATTCTATGGCCACCAGTCGTAATTATTATGAATACAAGTACTGGAAAGAGTAAAGATGGACGCTCTGAAGGTCTGGGAAACAGAGCAATGGACATGAAAATTAGAG aTCTCGGATTTGGTACTGGAAAATCAAGAACCTTGTATGGAAAAGATGGTCATATGGGTGTAACCCTAATTAAGTTTCCTAGTGACAAATCTGGTCTGACAGAAGCTATAAGATTATCAGAGCATTTCGAGAGAGAAAATCATGGGAGGAGAGGTTGGACAAGAGTGCAGTCATCCATATCAAACCGGGATGATGAAACCAAAAATCCTAACCTTGTGAAGTTGGATGTGAAGACGGGTGAGAGGGGCAGAGTCCTTTATGGGTTTGTTGGAACTGTTTTTGATCTGGAGAAGCTTGATTTTGAGACAAGGAAAAAGGTTGGAATTGAAAGCAAAAAAGAGTACTTGTCCTCAAGTAATAGGGGGAGAGCTTAA